A window of the Virgibacillus pantothenticus genome harbors these coding sequences:
- the arcD gene encoding arginine-ornithine antiporter: MVGGGAFNLAGDIALGSNAGAAIIGWIITGIGIIALAFVFQNLTRRKPELDSGIYSYAKAGFGTFLGFNSAWGYWLSAFLGNVAYATLVFSSIGYFIPIFEGGQNVASIIGASVVLWLVHYLVLRGVNSAALINTVATIAKVIPIFLFIIVAIIAFKWDTFTFDFWGGEGFTWASVGEQVRSMMLVTLWVFIGIEGAVVMSGRAKNRSDVGKATIIGLVSVLLIYILISLLSLGIMSREELADLPNPAMAYVLEAIVGKWGAIVINFGLIISVLGAWLGWTMFAAELPYVTAKDKVFPKWLAKENKNHAPVNSLWLTNGLIQLFLITLLFSEAAYNFMFSLASSAILIPYLLSALYQVKLTMTGEAYQSGEKRTKEKVIGFIASIYAIWLVYAAGIDYLLLTMLLYAPGIILYKWALKENDIQKKDTTIEKALMVLFVVLAVTAIGGLITGRITI, from the coding sequence ATGGTTGGCGGAGGAGCGTTTAACTTAGCAGGCGATATTGCACTTGGATCCAATGCCGGAGCTGCCATTATCGGTTGGATAATTACAGGAATTGGGATTATTGCGCTTGCCTTTGTCTTTCAAAATTTAACGAGAAGAAAACCTGAGTTGGACAGCGGTATATATAGCTATGCCAAGGCTGGATTTGGAACATTTTTAGGATTTAATAGTGCGTGGGGCTATTGGTTATCCGCGTTTTTAGGAAATGTTGCCTATGCTACATTAGTATTTTCATCGATTGGCTACTTCATCCCCATTTTTGAAGGGGGACAAAATGTCGCTAGTATTATTGGGGCATCTGTCGTCTTATGGTTGGTTCATTATCTTGTGTTGCGTGGAGTCAATTCTGCTGCACTTATTAACACAGTGGCAACGATTGCAAAAGTCATTCCGATTTTCCTGTTTATTATTGTAGCGATCATTGCGTTCAAATGGGATACCTTTACATTTGATTTTTGGGGAGGAGAAGGTTTTACTTGGGCATCTGTTGGTGAACAAGTTAGAAGTATGATGCTAGTCACTTTATGGGTATTCATTGGTATTGAAGGTGCAGTGGTTATGTCGGGAAGAGCTAAAAATCGTTCCGATGTCGGGAAAGCTACAATTATAGGCTTAGTTAGTGTACTTCTAATTTACATTTTAATCTCTCTATTATCTCTAGGAATAATGTCAAGAGAAGAATTGGCTGATCTGCCGAATCCTGCGATGGCTTATGTATTGGAAGCAATTGTCGGGAAATGGGGAGCGATCGTTATTAACTTTGGTCTGATCATCTCGGTTTTAGGAGCATGGCTTGGCTGGACGATGTTTGCTGCAGAGCTACCTTATGTCACTGCCAAAGACAAGGTGTTTCCGAAGTGGTTAGCGAAAGAAAATAAGAATCATGCTCCAGTGAACTCCTTATGGTTAACGAATGGGCTCATTCAGTTATTTCTAATTACGTTATTATTTTCAGAGGCCGCATATAACTTTATGTTTTCTTTAGCATCCTCAGCTATTTTAATTCCGTATCTGCTCTCTGCGCTATATCAAGTGAAACTGACAATGACAGGAGAAGCGTACCAATCAGGAGAGAAGCGTACGAAGGAAAAAGTAATTGGTTTTATTGCGAGCATTTATGCAATATGGCTTGTATATGCAGCCGGTATTGATTATTTGCTCTTAACCATGTTGTTATATGCGCCGGGGATCATCCTTTATAAATGGGCATTAAAAGAAAACGATATTCAAAAAAAGGATACCACAATAGAAAAAGCGCTAATGGTGTTGTTTGTTGTCTTAGCAGTAACTGCGATAGGCGGGTTAATTACTGGAAGGATAACAATTTAA
- the argF gene encoding ornithine carbamoyltransferase, which yields MGTKLTDKLTGRHFLTLKDFTEEEINYLLDLAVDLKEKKKAGIPHHYMKGQNIALLFEKPSTRTRCAFTVACIDLGAHPEYLGKNDIQFGKKESVRDTAIVLGRMFDGIEFRGFDQETVNGLAEHSGVPVWNGLTNEFHPTQILADFLTVKEHIGHLKGVKFVYVGDGRNNMGNSLLIGGAKVGMDIRICSPEVLFPDQDVVNYAEEVAKDSGAKITITADIDEAVSGAEVIYTDVWVSMGEEDKFKERIDLLYPYQVNKEMLEKTGNKDVMFLHCLPSFHDLETEVGRDIYEKFGLKEMEVTDEVFQSDNSFVFDEAENRLHTIKAVMAATNGSVNS from the coding sequence ATGGGAACAAAACTAACGGATAAATTAACAGGCAGACATTTTTTGACGTTAAAAGATTTTACCGAAGAGGAAATAAATTACTTGCTTGATTTAGCAGTCGACTTAAAAGAAAAGAAAAAGGCAGGCATTCCGCATCATTATATGAAAGGGCAAAATATTGCCCTATTATTTGAAAAACCGTCAACTAGAACGCGATGTGCTTTCACTGTTGCTTGTATTGATTTAGGAGCGCATCCAGAGTATCTCGGAAAAAATGACATTCAATTCGGTAAGAAAGAGTCAGTACGTGATACGGCGATTGTATTGGGAAGAATGTTTGATGGTATTGAATTCCGTGGATTTGACCAGGAAACAGTAAATGGCTTAGCTGAACATTCAGGTGTGCCAGTTTGGAACGGGTTAACAAATGAATTTCATCCGACCCAAATTCTTGCTGACTTTTTAACTGTTAAAGAACATATTGGACATTTAAAAGGGGTTAAGTTCGTTTACGTTGGTGATGGCCGAAATAATATGGGCAACAGCTTACTAATCGGTGGGGCAAAAGTAGGGATGGATATTCGTATTTGTTCTCCAGAAGTATTATTCCCTGATCAAGATGTAGTCAATTACGCGGAGGAAGTGGCTAAAGATTCTGGAGCAAAAATTACGATTACTGCTGATATTGATGAAGCCGTTTCTGGAGCAGAAGTGATCTATACAGATGTGTGGGTTTCTATGGGAGAAGAGGATAAATTTAAAGAACGAATTGATTTACTTTATCCATACCAAGTAAATAAAGAAATGCTTGAAAAAACAGGTAATAAAGATGTCATGTTTCTCCATTGCTTACCAAGCTTTCATGATTTAGAGACAGAAGTAGGACGAGATATTTATGAAAAATTTGGTCTTAAAGAAATGGAAGTTACGGATGAAGTTTTTCAAAGTGACAACTCATTTGTCTTTGATGAGGCAGAAAACCGGTTGCATACTATTAAAGCGGTGATGGCAGCAACCAATGGAAGTGTAAACAGCTAA
- the arcA gene encoding arginine deiminase, with product MKQPLHVKSEIGELQSVLLHRPGKEVENLTPDYLGHLLFDDIPHLPMIQREHDYFASTLRNRGIEVLYLSNLMTEALHTEKLKKQFVMDILKESNIQGASSQKIADFLLSFDTEEMVKKVMAGVRKSEIPLEKKKHLYEMLDNHYPFYLDPMPNLYFTRDPAATIGTGLTINPMREVARKRESLFMSYIIRHHPRYAESDIPVWLDRDYPCPIEGGDELVLSKDTIAVGISARTAAKAIEQLAISIFKRQAEIKRVVAVEIPKSRAFMHLDTVFTMVDFDKFTIHPEIQNKDGQMDIYILEKGKEEDTVKITHKTNLLETLKELLGLKDVALIPCGGGDVIAAPREQWNDGSNTLAIAPGVVVTYDRNYVSNKLLREHGIEVIEVISSELSRGRGGPRCMSMPLSRKDI from the coding sequence ATGAAGCAACCATTACATGTTAAGTCCGAAATTGGCGAGCTACAATCCGTGCTGTTGCACCGTCCAGGTAAAGAAGTAGAAAATTTAACCCCTGATTATTTAGGGCATTTGTTATTCGATGATATTCCACATTTACCAATGATTCAAAGAGAGCATGATTATTTTGCTTCGACGCTACGAAATAGAGGAATTGAAGTGTTATATTTATCGAATTTAATGACCGAAGCGCTTCATACAGAAAAGTTAAAAAAGCAATTTGTGATGGATATATTAAAGGAATCCAATATCCAAGGTGCAAGTTCTCAAAAGATAGCCGACTTTTTGCTGTCCTTTGATACAGAAGAGATGGTAAAGAAAGTGATGGCAGGTGTACGAAAATCAGAAATACCGTTGGAGAAAAAGAAGCATCTTTATGAAATGTTAGATAATCATTATCCATTTTATTTAGATCCAATGCCTAACCTTTATTTCACTCGTGATCCAGCAGCAACAATAGGGACTGGATTAACCATTAATCCAATGAGGGAAGTTGCCAGGAAGCGAGAATCTCTATTTATGAGTTATATCATCCGACATCATCCAAGATATGCGGAGTCTGATATACCGGTTTGGTTAGATCGAGATTATCCGTGTCCGATAGAAGGTGGCGATGAGCTGGTTTTAAGTAAAGATACAATTGCAGTAGGAATAAGTGCAAGGACAGCAGCAAAGGCAATAGAGCAACTCGCGATTAGTATTTTTAAACGACAGGCAGAAATAAAACGTGTTGTTGCTGTGGAAATTCCAAAATCAAGAGCGTTTATGCATTTAGATACTGTATTTACGATGGTTGATTTCGATAAGTTCACCATCCATCCAGAAATACAGAATAAAGACGGACAAATGGACATCTATATTCTGGAAAAAGGAAAAGAAGAAGATACCGTAAAAATTACGCATAAAACGAATTTGTTGGAAACACTAAAAGAATTATTAGGGCTAAAGGATGTAGCTTTAATCCCATGTGGAGGTGGAGATGTTATTGCTGCACCAAGAGAACAATGGAATGATGGGTCTAACACATTAGCAATCGCTCCTGGTGTTGTTGTCACATATGACCGCAACTATGTGTCCAATAAATTACTTCGTGAACATGGTATTGAAGTAATTGAAGTCATTAGCTCCGAATTATCCAGAGGTCGTGGCGGTCCTCGCTGTATGAGTATGCCATTGTCAAGAAAAGATATATAA
- the argS gene encoding arginine--tRNA ligase, with translation MNIIQETEAAVKKAVRKSILRAKLVDQESDIPPIMLEKPNNDQHGDYATNIAMQLTKVAKQPPREIAQNIIEHLDVQGTHIRKLKTAGPGFINIFMDNNYLTPLLPHVLQAREDYGKHPKKGMRIQVEFVSANPTGDLHLGHARGASYGDALCNVLKAAGYEVEREYYINDAGNQIHNLALSVEARYMQALGLEAEVPEDGYHGQDIIHIGEKLAAEEGDTWIHKSKDERLAYFRQYGLEYELKKIEDDLKRFRVEFDHWFSELSLYKEGKVDQALDKMRQTGDIYEKDGATWFRTTKYGDDKDRVVIKSDGSYTYLASDIAYHNDKLERGFDKLINVWGADHHGYVPRMEAAIQALGYPKDILETAIIQMVNLFEDGERVKMSKRTGKALTLRQLMEEVGVDAMRYMMNTRSCDSHLDFDINLARSQSNENPVYYVQYAHARICTLLNKAQAEGYSYEDYDASLLQHSTEVELLKIIGELPQLVLDAAEKRIPHKITQFAFDLASALHSFYNAEKVLDETQLALTKARLALLEAVKITIGNALRLIGVHAPEQM, from the coding sequence AAATTAGTGGATCAAGAATCCGATATCCCGCCAATTATGTTAGAAAAACCGAATAATGATCAGCACGGAGATTATGCTACAAATATTGCTATGCAGCTGACAAAAGTAGCAAAACAACCTCCAAGGGAAATTGCTCAAAATATTATAGAACATTTGGATGTGCAAGGTACACATATACGTAAACTGAAAACTGCTGGACCGGGGTTTATTAATATCTTTATGGACAATAATTATTTAACTCCATTGCTTCCTCATGTTTTACAAGCGCGTGAAGATTATGGTAAGCATCCAAAAAAAGGTATGCGAATTCAAGTAGAGTTCGTTTCTGCCAATCCCACTGGAGATCTTCATTTAGGACATGCGCGCGGTGCAAGTTATGGGGATGCGCTCTGTAACGTATTAAAAGCAGCTGGTTATGAAGTAGAACGTGAGTATTATATTAATGATGCTGGTAATCAAATTCATAATTTAGCCCTCTCTGTAGAGGCGCGTTATATGCAAGCATTAGGACTAGAAGCAGAGGTGCCTGAAGATGGATATCATGGGCAGGATATTATTCATATTGGAGAAAAATTGGCTGCAGAAGAAGGGGATACGTGGATTCATAAATCAAAGGACGAACGTTTAGCCTATTTCCGCCAATATGGACTAGAGTATGAATTAAAAAAGATTGAAGATGATCTAAAACGATTTCGGGTTGAATTTGATCATTGGTTTTCGGAACTGTCATTATATAAAGAAGGTAAAGTTGACCAAGCATTGGATAAAATGCGTCAGACTGGTGATATATATGAAAAAGATGGCGCAACATGGTTTCGAACGACAAAATATGGGGATGATAAAGACCGGGTTGTCATTAAATCAGATGGAAGTTATACGTATTTAGCCTCTGACATCGCGTATCATAACGATAAATTAGAGCGGGGATTCGATAAGCTGATTAATGTTTGGGGAGCTGATCATCACGGGTATGTTCCAAGGATGGAAGCAGCGATTCAAGCGTTAGGGTATCCGAAAGATATATTAGAGACAGCCATTATCCAGATGGTGAACCTATTTGAAGATGGAGAAAGAGTGAAGATGAGTAAGCGGACAGGCAAAGCGCTAACGCTTCGTCAGTTAATGGAAGAAGTTGGTGTTGATGCGATGCGTTATATGATGAATACACGTTCCTGTGACTCGCATTTGGATTTTGACATCAATCTTGCCCGTTCGCAATCGAACGAAAACCCTGTTTATTATGTACAGTATGCACATGCAAGAATTTGTACATTGTTAAATAAAGCACAAGCAGAAGGATATTCCTATGAAGATTATGATGCGTCCTTGTTACAACACAGTACTGAGGTTGAATTATTAAAGATAATAGGAGAGCTTCCACAACTGGTGTTAGATGCTGCAGAGAAACGAATACCGCATAAAATAACACAGTTTGCCTTTGACTTAGCTTCCGCATTACACAGCTTCTATAATGCAGAGAAAGTGTTGGATGAGACACAATTAGCTTTAACGAAAGCTCGTTTGGCGCTATTGGAAGCTGTTAAAATAACGATCGGCAATGCACTGCGTCTCATCGGCGTGCATGCTCCAGAACAGATGTAA